The Tistrella mobilis genome window below encodes:
- a CDS encoding sugar ABC transporter ATP-binding protein — translation MAQIPDATTPDATTPPLIETRGLTKRYPGVTALNAVDFDLRRGEVHVLFGENGAGKSTLISMLAGASTPSEGEIRLDGRPVAFHSVADARMAGISAVFQEFSLVPTLSVAENIFLGNELKTGPFIDRPAMRRAADALFARLDFRIDPRRRVSDLSRAEQQMVEIAKALQGEVSLLILDEPTASLTDREVDHLFKVVAAMKAQGVGIIYISHRIQEFARIADRITVLRDGAKIGTYPMQGTDEATLVELMAGRAITEIYPAIAHAPGAPLVTIRGLKAWGVNGIDLDIRPGEVLGVAGLVGSGKSRAFRAMMGLLPVEAGRVVWYGGGAERDLTGHTTRAMMAAGAYYLPPDRKTEGLQLAFTVRDNLAQGVLPGIAGRGLLPWPRIRRTCEQVAERVELPPAYRSRLAAQLSGGNQQKTLFGRGLGRDYALYVFDEPTVGVDMGARAAIYRLIRDLAEAGKAVVVISSDLPEAMNLAHRLVVFSRGRIAAELGRGGISEAAVLAHFFAEEEEVA, via the coding sequence ATGGCCCAGATACCAGACGCAACCACGCCAGACGCAACCACGCCGCCCCTGATCGAAACCCGGGGGCTGACCAAACGCTATCCGGGCGTCACGGCGCTGAACGCGGTCGATTTCGACCTCCGGCGCGGCGAGGTCCATGTGCTGTTCGGCGAGAACGGCGCCGGCAAGTCCACGCTCATCTCCATGCTCGCCGGCGCCTCGACGCCGAGCGAGGGCGAGATCCGGCTCGACGGCCGGCCGGTCGCCTTCCACTCGGTCGCCGATGCCCGCATGGCCGGGATTTCGGCGGTCTTTCAGGAATTCTCCCTGGTTCCGACCCTGTCGGTGGCCGAGAACATCTTCCTCGGCAACGAGTTGAAGACCGGGCCCTTCATCGACCGGCCGGCCATGCGCCGGGCCGCCGATGCGCTGTTCGCCCGGCTCGATTTCCGCATCGATCCGCGCCGCAGGGTCTCGGATCTCAGCCGCGCCGAACAGCAGATGGTCGAGATCGCGAAGGCGCTGCAGGGCGAGGTGTCGCTGCTGATCCTCGACGAGCCCACCGCCTCTCTCACCGATCGCGAGGTCGACCATCTGTTCAAGGTGGTGGCGGCGATGAAGGCCCAGGGCGTCGGCATCATCTACATCTCGCACCGCATCCAGGAATTCGCCCGCATCGCCGACCGGATCACCGTGCTGCGCGACGGCGCGAAGATCGGCACCTATCCGATGCAGGGCACCGACGAGGCGACACTGGTCGAGCTGATGGCCGGCCGCGCGATCACCGAAATCTATCCCGCCATCGCCCATGCCCCCGGGGCGCCGCTGGTCACGATCCGCGGGCTGAAGGCCTGGGGTGTCAACGGCATCGATCTCGACATCCGCCCGGGCGAGGTGCTGGGCGTGGCGGGGCTGGTGGGTTCGGGCAAGTCGCGCGCCTTCCGGGCCATGATGGGGCTGCTGCCGGTCGAGGCCGGCCGGGTGGTCTGGTATGGCGGGGGAGCTGAACGCGACCTCACCGGACACACGACCCGCGCCATGATGGCCGCGGGCGCGTACTACCTGCCGCCCGACCGCAAGACCGAAGGGTTGCAACTCGCCTTCACCGTTCGCGACAACCTGGCCCAGGGGGTGCTGCCCGGCATCGCCGGCCGGGGCCTGCTGCCCTGGCCGCGCATCCGCAGAACCTGCGAGCAGGTGGCCGAGCGGGTGGAACTGCCGCCCGCCTATCGCAGCCGGCTCGCCGCCCAGCTCTCGGGCGGCAACCAGCAGAAGACCCTGTTCGGCCGCGGGCTCGGCCGCGATTACGCGCTCTATGTCTTCGACGAGCCGACGGTCGGCGTCGACATGGGGGCGCGCGCCGCGATCTACCGGCTGATCCGGGATCTGGCCGAAGCCGGCAAGGCGGTGGTGGTCATCTCGTCCGACCTGCCCGAGGCGATGAACCTCGCCCATCGGCTGGTGGTGTTCTCCCGCGGCCGCATCGCCGCCGAACTCGGCCGCGGCGGCATCTCGGAAGCGGCCGTCCTGGCGCATTTCTTTGCGGAAGAGGAAGAGGTCGCATGA
- the torT gene encoding TMAO reductase system periplasmic protein TorT — MKKLAIALLAGTLFTGAAQAADWFPYPAAEVTPAFSADGTSKDIDYVPLDKASKPWNVCVSFPHMKDAYWLGVDYGVTEEAKRLGVKLNVVEAGGYTELPKQISQIEDCVASGAQAVVIGAISYDGLNNLVKELAAKKIPVIDVINGISSPELAAKSLVSFYTMGSETGKYLAAKHPAGSAPVKVGWFPGPAGAGWVEAAHKGFMEAVKGSAVEVLEPRYGDTGKEAQLRLVEDVLQATPDVAYIAGTAVTAEAAQGLLRERGLTDKVGILAFYMTPGVYQGIRRGFIEAAPADSMVIQGRIAVDQAVRILEGKEYVKHVGPKIFVVDQKNIGKVARESILPPENFSPVFSVN, encoded by the coding sequence ATGAAAAAGCTCGCGATCGCTCTTCTGGCCGGCACGCTCTTCACAGGCGCTGCCCAGGCCGCAGACTGGTTTCCCTATCCCGCCGCCGAGGTGACCCCGGCCTTCTCGGCCGACGGCACGTCGAAGGACATCGACTATGTGCCGCTGGACAAGGCGTCCAAGCCCTGGAACGTCTGCGTCTCCTTCCCGCACATGAAGGACGCCTACTGGCTGGGCGTCGATTACGGCGTCACCGAAGAGGCGAAGCGCCTGGGGGTGAAGCTGAATGTGGTCGAGGCCGGCGGCTATACCGAACTGCCCAAACAGATCAGCCAGATCGAGGATTGCGTCGCCTCGGGCGCGCAGGCGGTGGTGATCGGCGCAATCTCGTATGACGGGCTCAACAATCTGGTCAAGGAGCTGGCGGCGAAGAAGATCCCGGTGATCGACGTGATCAACGGCATCTCCTCGCCCGAACTGGCCGCCAAGTCGCTGGTGTCGTTCTACACCATGGGCAGCGAGACCGGTAAGTATCTGGCCGCCAAGCATCCGGCCGGCTCCGCCCCGGTCAAGGTCGGCTGGTTCCCGGGGCCGGCGGGCGCCGGCTGGGTGGAAGCCGCCCATAAGGGCTTCATGGAGGCGGTCAAGGGCTCGGCGGTCGAGGTGCTGGAGCCGCGCTATGGCGATACCGGCAAGGAAGCCCAGCTGCGGCTGGTGGAAGACGTGCTCCAGGCCACGCCCGACGTCGCCTATATCGCCGGCACCGCGGTGACCGCCGAGGCCGCCCAGGGCCTGCTGCGGGAACGCGGCCTCACCGACAAGGTCGGCATTCTCGCCTTCTACATGACCCCCGGCGTCTATCAGGGCATCAGGCGCGGCTTCATCGAAGCGGCACCGGCCGACAGCATGGTCATTCAGGGCCGCATCGCCGTCGATCAGGCGGTGCGCATCCTGGAGGGCAAGGAGTATGTGAAGCATGTCGGCCCGAAGATCTTCGTGGTCGACCAGAAGAACATCGGCAAGGTGGCGCGCGAAAGCATCCTGCCGCCCGAGAACTTCTCGCCGGTCTTCTCGGTGAACTGA
- a CDS encoding biotin-dependent carboxyltransferase family protein, whose translation MAIKVLNPGLATTVQDLGRPGYFHLGIPVSGAMDTLSLTAANLLVGNPAGAAGLEAVFLGPQLEFQRDATVAVTGADLPPKLDGEPRPGWTAFRVKAGQVLSFDYLKSGARAYVAVSGGIDVPEVLGSRSTYALGALGGFHGRALAAGDVLPVGEGPGAEEGRSVAPSLRRLPGTPAEIRVLPGLYWRLITEAAGRNFFEDDWKVAPEADRIGYRFRGGRPFSFEPREQPFGAGSDPSNIVDGCYQYGSIQVPGGTEPIVLHRDAVSGGGYFTLGAVISADMDLIGQLQPHTPTRFVKVDMATALTARRDRASLIARLHDALL comes from the coding sequence ATGGCGATTAAGGTTCTGAACCCCGGCCTCGCCACCACCGTCCAGGATCTGGGCCGGCCCGGCTATTTCCATCTGGGCATCCCCGTCTCGGGCGCGATGGACACCCTCTCGCTCACCGCCGCCAATCTGCTGGTCGGCAACCCGGCGGGTGCGGCCGGGCTGGAGGCGGTGTTCCTGGGCCCGCAGCTCGAATTCCAGCGCGATGCCACGGTCGCCGTCACCGGTGCCGATCTGCCGCCGAAGCTCGACGGCGAGCCGCGCCCCGGCTGGACCGCCTTCAGGGTCAAGGCCGGCCAGGTGCTGAGCTTCGACTATCTGAAGAGCGGCGCCCGCGCCTATGTCGCGGTCTCGGGCGGCATCGACGTGCCCGAGGTGCTGGGCAGCCGTTCGACCTATGCGCTTGGCGCCCTCGGTGGCTTCCACGGCCGGGCGCTCGCCGCGGGCGACGTTCTGCCGGTCGGGGAAGGCCCGGGTGCGGAGGAAGGCCGTTCTGTCGCCCCCAGCCTGCGCCGCCTGCCCGGCACGCCGGCCGAAATCCGGGTGCTGCCCGGCCTCTACTGGCGTCTGATCACCGAAGCAGCCGGCCGCAACTTCTTCGAGGATGACTGGAAGGTGGCCCCCGAGGCCGACCGCATCGGCTACCGCTTCCGCGGCGGCCGGCCGTTCAGCTTCGAGCCGCGCGAGCAGCCCTTCGGGGCCGGCTCCGACCCGTCCAACATCGTCGACGGCTGCTATCAATACGGCTCGATCCAGGTGCCGGGCGGCACCGAGCCGATCGTGCTGCATCGCGATGCCGTCTCCGGCGGCGGCTATTTCACCCTGGGTGCGGTGATCTCGGCCGATATGGATCTGATCGGCCAGCTGCAGCCGCACACCCCCACCCGCTTCGTGAAGGTCGACATGGCAACCGCGCTCACCGCCCGCCGGGATCGCGCCTCGCTGATCGCCCGCCTGCACGACGCCCTGCTCTGA
- a CDS encoding allophanate hydrolase subunit 1, whose amino-acid sequence MKTRYSFGGDEHIFVEMDEEMSLDAFFKALTMSNAVKTAAIPGVTEVCPANASFQVRFDPDVIAPDAMMAKLKALESAAEEGPKRLDTRIIEIPVFYQDPWTHETLMRFRERHQDPSGTDLDYAARINGFDDAAGFIRAHHSAPWFVSMVGFVAGLPFLYQLVERERQLQVPKYLRPRTDTPKLTVGYGGCFSCIYSVRGAGGYQMFGITPMPIYDPEQSISYLQDFMVFFRPGDIVKWKPIDRAEYDAITARVAANTYVPRIRPVSFDLDAFKADIDGTNARLMEALDGD is encoded by the coding sequence ATGAAGACGCGCTATTCCTTCGGGGGTGACGAGCACATCTTCGTCGAAATGGACGAAGAGATGTCGCTCGACGCCTTCTTCAAGGCGCTCACCATGAGCAACGCGGTCAAGACGGCCGCGATTCCAGGGGTGACCGAGGTCTGCCCCGCCAATGCCAGCTTCCAGGTCAGGTTCGATCCCGACGTCATCGCACCCGATGCGATGATGGCGAAGCTGAAGGCGCTGGAAAGCGCCGCGGAAGAGGGGCCGAAACGCCTCGACACCCGGATCATCGAAATCCCGGTCTTCTACCAGGATCCCTGGACCCACGAGACCCTGATGCGCTTCCGCGAGCGCCACCAGGACCCGAGCGGCACCGATCTGGACTATGCCGCCCGGATCAACGGCTTCGACGACGCCGCGGGCTTCATCCGCGCCCATCACTCCGCGCCCTGGTTCGTGTCGATGGTGGGCTTCGTCGCCGGCCTGCCCTTCCTCTACCAGCTGGTAGAGCGCGAGCGGCAATTGCAGGTGCCGAAATATCTGCGGCCGCGCACCGACACCCCGAAGCTGACGGTCGGCTATGGCGGCTGCTTCTCGTGCATCTATTCGGTGCGGGGGGCCGGCGGCTATCAGATGTTCGGCATCACGCCCATGCCGATCTACGACCCCGAACAGTCGATCTCGTATCTCCAGGACTTCATGGTCTTCTTCCGCCCGGGCGACATCGTGAAGTGGAAGCCGATCGACCGCGCCGAATACGACGCCATCACGGCCCGGGTCGCGGCGAACACCTATGTCCCGCGCATCCGCCCGGTCTCCTTCGATCTCGATGCCTTCAAGGCGGATATCGACGGCACCAACGCCCGGCTGATGGAGGCCCTCGATGGCGATTAA
- a CDS encoding acetyl-CoA carboxylase biotin carboxylase subunit has protein sequence MAIRKLFIANRGEIAVRIVRAAQSLGIATVQGHSEADADMLAVRLADQAVCIGPAPAKASYLNAARIIEAAKAAGADAIHPGYGFLAENAAFAEAVEAAGLIFVGPSAATIRVMGDKAAARAAAIAAGVPVVPGSEGRLADVEAAVAAAGAVGYPVMIKATAGGGGRGIRIAETEAELRKLAPQAASEAEAAFGDGGLYLERVIRDARHIEVQILGDGRHAIHCFERECSLQRRRQKVWEEAPAACLDDTTRAELCASAVALARSVDYRGAGTLEYLYDEATNRFYFIEMNTRIQVEHPVTEMVTGIDLVAWMIRIAGGEPLSIAQQDVRLHGHAIEVRINAEDPANGFMPFPGLVGAMSVPEAPHIRFDGMIYEGYQIPPFYDSLLAKLIVTGESRGAAIDALAAALETIRIDGLKTTIPLHVALAASPEVREGRTHTQFLEAWLAAGGLATR, from the coding sequence ATGGCGATCCGCAAGCTCTTCATCGCCAATCGGGGGGAGATTGCGGTGCGCATCGTCCGCGCCGCACAATCCCTCGGCATCGCCACGGTGCAGGGCCATTCCGAAGCCGATGCCGACATGCTGGCGGTGCGGCTGGCCGATCAGGCGGTGTGCATCGGCCCGGCCCCGGCGAAAGCCTCCTATCTGAACGCCGCCCGGATCATCGAAGCCGCAAAGGCCGCCGGTGCCGACGCGATCCACCCGGGTTACGGCTTCCTGGCCGAGAACGCAGCCTTCGCCGAGGCCGTCGAGGCGGCGGGGCTGATCTTCGTCGGCCCCTCGGCCGCGACCATCCGGGTGATGGGCGACAAGGCCGCCGCCCGCGCCGCCGCCATCGCCGCCGGCGTGCCGGTCGTCCCCGGATCGGAGGGGCGGCTCGCCGATGTCGAAGCCGCGGTCGCCGCCGCCGGGGCGGTCGGTTATCCGGTCATGATCAAGGCGACCGCCGGCGGCGGCGGGCGCGGCATCCGTATCGCAGAGACCGAGGCGGAACTCCGCAAGCTGGCGCCGCAGGCGGCATCCGAGGCCGAGGCGGCCTTCGGCGATGGCGGGCTCTATCTGGAGCGGGTCATCCGCGATGCCCGGCATATCGAAGTCCAGATCCTGGGCGACGGCCGCCACGCCATCCACTGTTTCGAACGCGAATGCTCTTTGCAGCGCCGCCGTCAGAAAGTCTGGGAAGAGGCCCCCGCCGCCTGCCTGGACGATACCACCCGCGCCGAGCTTTGCGCCTCGGCGGTAGCACTTGCCCGTTCGGTCGACTATCGCGGCGCCGGCACGCTCGAATATCTCTATGACGAGGCGACCAACCGCTTCTACTTCATCGAAATGAACACCCGCATCCAGGTGGAGCATCCGGTGACCGAGATGGTGACCGGCATCGACCTGGTCGCCTGGATGATCCGCATCGCCGGCGGTGAGCCGCTCTCGATCGCACAACAGGATGTCCGCCTCCACGGCCATGCGATCGAGGTCAGGATCAATGCCGAGGATCCCGCCAACGGCTTCATGCCCTTCCCCGGGCTGGTGGGCGCGATGTCGGTGCCGGAAGCGCCGCATATCCGCTTCGACGGCATGATCTATGAAGGCTATCAGATCCCGCCCTTCTACGACTCGCTGCTGGCCAAGCTGATCGTGACCGGCGAGAGCCGCGGGGCCGCGATCGATGCGCTGGCGGCGGCGCTGGAGACGATCCGGATCGACGGTCTGAAGACGACCATCCCGCTGCATGTGGCGCTCGCCGCATCGCCCGAGGTGCGCGAGGGCCGCACCCATACCCAGTTCCTCGAAGCCTGGCTGGCCGCAGGCGGCCTCGCCACCCGATAG
- a CDS encoding acetyl-CoA carboxylase, whose amino-acid sequence MAEIRSPLPGTFYRRPAPDQPPFKSDGDTVAPGEVIGLIEVMKSFIEVKAEVAGTITRFLAENETPVMAGAVLAELEG is encoded by the coding sequence ATGGCCGAAATCCGCTCGCCGCTTCCCGGTACCTTCTATCGCCGCCCGGCCCCGGACCAGCCGCCCTTCAAATCCGATGGCGACACGGTCGCGCCGGGCGAGGTGATCGGGCTGATCGAGGTGATGAAGTCGTTCATCGAGGTGAAGGCAGAGGTCGCCGGCACCATCACCCGCTTCCTGGCCGAGAACGAGACCCCGGTCATGGCCGGCGCGGTGCTCGCCGAGCTTGAAGGCTGA
- a CDS encoding 5-oxoprolinase subunit PxpA — translation MAKRLVDLNCDLGESFGHWTISEAPDDVLLDLISSANVATGFHAGDPNLMDRVVRLAAERGVALGAHPGFRDLQGFGRRVIQARPEELVNDIIYQLGALREFARRHGVRLQHVKPHGALYMEVARDETLSQLLVEALLKSSPETYLYCMDVSVTCTVARAAGLPVIREFYADRDYDNSGSIVFARRMRALDPEEVARKCVRACLEGKVRTVEGDDIEIEFESICFHSDTPGALKIGTAIRAGLIDAGIRIANAAEVAAAA, via the coding sequence TTGGCTAAAAGACTGGTCGATCTCAATTGTGATCTCGGTGAGAGCTTCGGCCACTGGACGATCAGTGAAGCTCCGGACGATGTCCTGCTCGACCTGATCAGCTCGGCCAATGTCGCCACCGGTTTTCATGCCGGCGACCCCAACCTGATGGACCGGGTGGTGCGGCTGGCGGCCGAACGTGGTGTGGCATTGGGGGCCCATCCGGGCTTTCGCGACCTGCAGGGCTTCGGCCGGCGGGTGATCCAGGCCCGGCCGGAAGAGCTGGTGAACGACATCATCTATCAGCTGGGGGCGCTGCGCGAATTCGCCCGCCGTCACGGCGTTCGCCTTCAGCACGTCAAGCCGCATGGCGCACTCTATATGGAAGTCGCCCGCGACGAGACCCTGTCGCAGCTGCTGGTCGAGGCGCTGCTGAAGTCCAGCCCCGAAACCTATCTCTACTGCATGGATGTTTCGGTGACCTGCACGGTCGCCCGCGCCGCGGGGCTGCCGGTGATCCGCGAATTCTATGCCGACCGCGATTACGACAACTCCGGCTCGATCGTCTTCGCCCGCCGGATGCGGGCGCTCGACCCCGAGGAGGTGGCCCGCAAATGCGTCCGGGCCTGCCTTGAGGGCAAGGTCCGCACCGTCGAGGGCGACGATATCGAGATCGAGTTCGAATCGATCTGCTTCCATTCCGACACGCCGGGCGCACTCAAGATCGGCACCGCCATCCGCGCCGGGCTGATCGATGCCGGCATCCGCATCGCCAATGCCGCAGAGGTCGCCGCCGCGGCCTGA
- a CDS encoding LysR family transcriptional regulator yields the protein MSLNFRHVKYFVATATLGQVSRAAKELSISQSAITAAIKELEAETGSRLFDRTAHGMELTDAGRRFLAAGYRILASIEEALQPGTADDAFSGTLSVAASYTVLGYFLPQHLERLERRYPNLRIQLYELSREMIEDGLVTNRFDMAVVLTSNVNNPELVTETLMSSQRRLWLPAGHPLLGRDRVRFGDIADEPYIMLTVDEAAHSALKYWNRTQHQPNIRLRTSSIEAVRSIVANGQGISILSDMVYRPWSLEGKRIETVVMAEEVPPMNVGLAWRQGVDLSPAMRLFRGYFAEVYQTPQSMLPR from the coding sequence ATGTCGCTCAACTTCCGCCACGTGAAGTACTTCGTGGCCACTGCCACGCTCGGGCAGGTGTCCCGGGCGGCCAAGGAATTGTCGATCTCGCAATCGGCGATCACCGCGGCGATCAAGGAGCTGGAGGCCGAGACCGGCAGCCGGCTGTTCGACCGCACCGCCCATGGCATGGAGCTGACCGATGCCGGCCGCCGTTTCCTGGCGGCCGGCTACAGGATCCTGGCCAGCATCGAGGAAGCGCTGCAGCCGGGCACCGCCGATGATGCCTTCTCGGGCACGCTGTCGGTGGCGGCGAGCTATACCGTGCTCGGCTATTTCCTGCCCCAGCATCTGGAGCGGCTGGAGCGGCGCTATCCCAATCTGCGCATCCAGCTTTATGAACTCAGCCGCGAGATGATCGAGGACGGGCTGGTCACCAACCGTTTCGACATGGCGGTGGTGCTGACCTCGAACGTCAACAATCCGGAACTGGTCACCGAAACCCTGATGTCGAGCCAGCGGCGGCTGTGGCTGCCGGCCGGACACCCGCTGCTGGGCCGCGACCGGGTGCGTTTCGGCGACATCGCGGATGAGCCCTATATCATGCTGACCGTCGACGAAGCGGCCCATTCGGCGCTGAAATACTGGAACCGCACCCAGCACCAGCCGAACATCCGCCTGCGCACCTCGTCGATCGAGGCGGTACGATCGATCGTGGCCAACGGCCAGGGGATCTCGATCCTGTCGGACATGGTCTACCGGCCCTGGTCGCTGGAAGGCAAACGCATCGAAACGGTGGTGATGGCCGAAGAGGTGCCGCCGATGAATGTCGGCCTGGCCTGGCGCCAGGGCGTTGATCTCAGCCCCGCGATGCGCCTGTTCCGTGGCTATTTTGCCGAGGTCTATCAGACACCGCAGAGCATGCTGCCCAGGTGA
- a CDS encoding JmjC domain-containing protein: protein MIATLRDLLRQRLDSPLSAAMEAGQRLHVKTGQAAACAGLLPWAAVNARLSAQALVEGEVSVMRAGREVPLEMLTRLSPDGRRVLLDAQLQALCQGGASLVLLGMHRHVQALAALAAMVERHVEAPVTINAYASFTRDGAFQIHRDGHDVLVVQITGRKRWFCHGRRSDPPFGGDTVDPRRDPGPPEVEVVLAPGDLLFLPRGDYHRAEVAEAGGQSLHLTLAIQRPDGAEVLRWRLREMADRLAAPVPVDPSARGAYEAQLKAVLADLSAGLDLGRFQAAQAAGRPLAGAMALGLATGAGGPEDAVLVQPALRRRPALPATGPADIRAGDVTIRLNAPECAILALLLDRDIATMGEILAGLPSEEPAALRAAVAALGRRGLIFLTAP, encoded by the coding sequence ATGATCGCGACGCTGAGAGACCTTCTGCGGCAACGCCTGGACAGCCCTTTGTCTGCGGCCATGGAGGCAGGGCAGCGCCTGCATGTGAAGACCGGACAGGCAGCCGCCTGTGCCGGTCTTTTGCCATGGGCGGCCGTGAATGCCCGTCTGTCGGCGCAGGCGCTGGTCGAGGGCGAGGTTTCGGTGATGCGGGCGGGCCGCGAGGTGCCGCTGGAGATGCTGACCCGGCTTTCCCCCGACGGCCGGCGGGTGCTGCTGGATGCCCAGCTTCAGGCACTGTGTCAGGGCGGGGCCAGCCTAGTGCTGCTCGGCATGCATCGGCATGTTCAGGCGCTGGCGGCGCTGGCCGCCATGGTCGAACGTCATGTCGAGGCGCCGGTCACCATCAACGCCTATGCCAGCTTCACCCGGGATGGCGCCTTCCAGATCCATCGCGACGGCCATGACGTGCTGGTGGTGCAGATCACCGGCCGCAAGCGCTGGTTCTGTCACGGCCGACGCAGCGATCCGCCCTTCGGTGGCGACACGGTCGATCCCCGCCGCGATCCGGGCCCACCCGAGGTGGAGGTGGTGCTGGCGCCCGGGGATCTGCTGTTCCTGCCCAGGGGCGACTATCACCGTGCCGAGGTGGCCGAGGCGGGCGGGCAGTCGCTGCATCTGACGCTGGCGATCCAGCGGCCGGATGGGGCGGAGGTGCTGCGCTGGCGGCTGCGCGAGATGGCGGACCGGCTGGCGGCACCGGTGCCGGTGGATCCGTCCGCAAGGGGCGCGTATGAAGCGCAGCTGAAGGCGGTTCTGGCCGATCTGAGCGCCGGGTTGGATCTGGGCCGCTTCCAGGCGGCGCAGGCCGCGGGGCGCCCGCTGGCCGGGGCCATGGCCCTGGGGCTGGCCACCGGGGCCGGCGGACCGGAAGATGCGGTTCTGGTCCAGCCCGCCCTGCGCCGGCGCCCGGCATTGCCGGCGACGGGGCCGGCTGACATCAGGGCAGGTGACGTGACGATCCGCCTGAATGCGCCGGAATGCGCGATCCTGGCGCTGCTGCTGGACCGCGACATCGCGACGATGGGCGAGATCCTGGCCGGCCTGCCGTCGGAGGAGCCGGCGGCCTTGCGTGCCGCGGTGGCGGCACTCGGCCGCCGGGGGCTGATCTTTCTGACGGCCCCCTGA
- a CDS encoding type 1 glutamine amidotransferase domain-containing protein encodes MPVIENARILILATDGYERAELVYPRDELLRRGAKVQVAAPEAGRIRSWDETDWGDRADVDLKVADVRIEDFDALVLPGGQINPDKLRQVPDAVKVVKDFVASGKPVAAICHGPWMLVEADALRGRTVTSYPSIATDVRNAGATWIDEEVVTDRGIITSRNPGDLPAFVDKIVEEVAEGPHAR; translated from the coding sequence ATGCCCGTGATCGAAAACGCCCGCATCCTGATTCTGGCGACCGACGGCTATGAGCGCGCGGAGCTGGTCTATCCGCGGGATGAACTGTTGCGCCGTGGCGCAAAGGTTCAGGTCGCCGCCCCCGAAGCCGGCCGCATCCGCAGCTGGGACGAAACCGATTGGGGCGACCGGGCCGATGTCGACCTGAAGGTCGCCGATGTGCGGATCGAGGATTTCGACGCCCTGGTCCTGCCCGGTGGCCAGATCAACCCCGACAAGCTGCGCCAGGTGCCGGACGCCGTGAAGGTGGTGAAGGATTTCGTCGCCTCGGGCAAGCCGGTCGCCGCGATCTGCCACGGCCCCTGGATGCTGGTCGAAGCCGATGCGCTGCGCGGCCGCACCGTCACCTCCTACCCCTCGATCGCGACCGACGTCCGCAATGCCGGCGCCACCTGGATCGACGAGGAGGTCGTCACCGACCGGGGCATCATCACCTCACGCAATCCGGGCGACCTGCCGGCCTTCGTCGACAAGATCGTCGAGGAAGTGGCGGAAGGCCCTCATGCCCGTTGA
- a CDS encoding CDP-alcohol phosphatidyltransferase family protein, which yields MFDIPVRRRLDPVLDRIGRGLAGRGVRADSLTLAGFAIGLAAVPALAFGAFWTALGCILVNRIADGLDGAVARAAGPTDRGGFLDIACDFLFYAAVPFGFALADPAANALPAAFLIFAFVGTGSSFLAFAAIAARRGGVPPSGHRGKAIHYLGGLTEGTETILVFVAICLWPAAFPWAAWIFGGLCLITTATRIAEGMRVFR from the coding sequence ATGTTCGACATCCCCGTCCGCCGACGCCTCGATCCCGTTCTCGACCGCATCGGCCGCGGCCTTGCCGGCCGCGGCGTGCGGGCCGACAGCCTCACGCTTGCCGGCTTCGCGATCGGTCTCGCCGCCGTGCCGGCCCTTGCGTTCGGGGCATTCTGGACCGCGCTTGGTTGCATTCTGGTTAACCGGATCGCAGATGGTCTTGATGGCGCCGTGGCGCGGGCGGCGGGGCCGACTGATCGCGGCGGCTTTCTGGACATCGCCTGTGATTTTCTGTTCTACGCCGCCGTGCCCTTTGGCTTCGCCCTGGCCGATCCGGCGGCGAATGCCCTGCCGGCGGCCTTCCTGATCTTCGCCTTCGTGGGCACGGGATCGAGCTTCCTGGCCTTCGCCGCCATCGCGGCCAGACGCGGCGGCGTGCCGCCCTCGGGCCATCGCGGCAAGGCGATCCACTATCTGGGCGGGCTGACCGAGGGCACCGAAACCATCCTGGTCTTCGTGGCCATCTGCCTGTGGCCGGCAGCCTTTCCCTGGGCGGCCTGGATCTTCGGCGGGCTGTGCCTGATCACCACCGCAACCCGGATCGCCGAGGGCATGCGCGTGTTCAGATGA